In Dolichospermum flos-aquae CCAP 1403/13F, the following proteins share a genomic window:
- the upp gene encoding uracil phosphoribosyltransferase has product MTQQLRVYVPPHPLIQHWLGVARDVATPSVLFRSAITELGRWLTYEAAREWLPTQETTVQTPLTTCSATFINPHIPVAVVPILRAGLGLLEGAQGVLPLASIYHVGLVRNEETLEPSCYLNKLPEKFAPETRVLITEPMLATGGSIMAVMAELTQRGVDPALIRIISVVVAPPALKKLAAVYPGLILYTATIDETLDDHGYIVPGLGDAGDRIFGT; this is encoded by the coding sequence ATGACGCAACAACTCCGTGTTTATGTTCCACCTCATCCCTTAATTCAGCACTGGTTGGGAGTTGCCCGTGATGTAGCTACACCATCAGTATTATTTCGTTCTGCTATTACTGAGTTAGGCAGGTGGCTAACTTATGAAGCTGCTAGGGAGTGGTTGCCGACTCAAGAAACAACGGTGCAAACGCCTCTGACTACCTGTTCAGCAACTTTTATTAATCCTCACATACCTGTGGCTGTTGTGCCGATTTTACGGGCTGGTTTAGGCTTGTTGGAGGGAGCGCAGGGTGTACTGCCTTTGGCATCAATTTACCATGTTGGCTTGGTGCGAAATGAAGAAACTTTAGAGCCTAGTTGTTATTTAAATAAATTACCTGAAAAATTTGCCCCCGAAACGCGGGTGTTAATTACTGAGCCGATGTTAGCTACTGGAGGCTCTATAATGGCAGTAATGGCGGAATTGACCCAAAGAGGTGTTGATCCGGCGTTAATTCGGATTATATCTGTAGTTGTTGCTCCCCCAGCGTTAAAAAAATTGGCTGCTGTCTATCCTGGCTTAATCCTTTACACCGCTACTATTGATGAAACGCTTGATGATCATGGGTATATTGTACCAGGGTTGGGTGATGCGGGCGATCGCATTTTTGGAACTTAA